The following coding sequences are from one Rutidosis leptorrhynchoides isolate AG116_Rl617_1_P2 chromosome 11, CSIRO_AGI_Rlap_v1, whole genome shotgun sequence window:
- the LOC139876021 gene encoding uncharacterized protein: MRTQHQGDEGSAPYNPLEPNSSNNFISQLQQVAPLHLAQALNEPARFHEFMQNWFAVMQGHKARQSLEVAPTTEKFATHIVNHPFPQSPVIPLTLGSYDGLSNPDDFLKRFEGTARTHNWGDEVACHMLPIVLQGVAREWFNNLTPRSITGYADLRSRFVLNFHSLRARRRTRAECHDIKQKPKESLGEIIDRYTKEVAKIPDLPESQKVSGFIHCLDTERHLSLWQRLRRKVPQIFAEAIKEAHDYMRAQEDITQNCGKSYLGKGNNDDDHHRAQSKSSGSTKRYNNSPLKGGSYNNNNKYRRYNNSRGGDNYRNKSVHDDNYAIIKDLSKTPKEILATESVCKTFEAPTPLPDYAKKDKTKFCDFHDDFGHETNKCRQLIERVVAELKKGRLQHLKISAKVEGQKSRQKKEYLWQKKSEPKAGEAEKTINMVTNKNVMTKVRKVRDWKKIEISFEASERDWLNKPVAIKGYIKSCKQELKGLCVDTGCGIDIMYEHCYMSLPMPFKSQLKKKAVTLFGFAGEMVLSLGTIKVGLELQDDTNDKKRRDVEIEFAVVKSRAEHNALLSRNTLQKLGTIPSIIHGLLRFPTKWGVVTIKSEVDGKDRMMQKVIRRGEKDVESSKQ, from the coding sequence ATGCGAACTCAACACCAGGGTGATGAGGGGAGTGCGCCTTATAATCCGCTGGAACCAAACAGCTCGAATAATTTTATTTCACAATTGCAGCAAGTTGCACCTCTACATTTAGCGCAAGCACTCAATGAGCCAGCGCGATTCCATGAGTTTATGCAAAATTGGTTTGCAGTAATGCAAGGGCATAAAGCAAGACAATCTCTAGAGGTGGCTCCCACTACAGAAAAATTCGCCACACATATAGTGAATCACCCGTTCCCTCAATCACCTGTAATACCGCTAACATTAGGAAGCTACGATGGGTTATCTAACCCCGATGATTTCCTAAAAAGGTTTGAGGGAACGGCAAGAACCCACAATTGGGGAGATGAGGTAGCATGTCATATGCTACCAATCGTGTTGCAAGGAGTGGCGCGGGAGTGGTTCAATAATTTAACTCCCAGAAGCATAACGGGGTATGCAGACTTAAGATCCCGGTTTGTACTTAATTTTCATAGTCTGCGTGCGCGTAGAAGAACGCGTGCGGAATGCCATGATATAAAGCAAAAACCCAAAGAATCCTTGGGTGAGATCATTGATAGGTACACCAAGGAAGTGGCTAAAATACCAGATCTACCAGAAAGCCAAAAGGTGTCAGGATTTATACACTGCCTTGATACAGAAAGGCACCTATCTTTGTGGCAGAGGTTGCGAAGGAAGGTTCCACAAATATTTGCGGAAGCAATAAAGGAGGCACATGATTACATGCGGGCGCAAGAAGATATAACACAGAATTGCGGAAAAAGCTACCTGGGCAAaggtaataatgatgatgatcaccaTCGTGCTCAGAGCAAGAGCTCTGGATCTACGAAGAGGTATAATAATAGCCCTCTCAAAGGtggaagttataataataacaataagtaccGACGGTACAACAACAGTAGAGGAGGTGACAATTACAGAAACAAGAGTGTTCACGATGATAATTATGCAATCATAAAAGATCTCAGCAAAACACCAAAGGAAATATTGGCAACCGAGTCAGTGTGTAAAACGTTCGAAGCTCCGACACCACTACCCGATTATGCAAAAAAGGACAAAACCAAATTTTGTGATTTTCATGATGATTTTGGTCATGAAACTAATAAGTGCAGGCAGTTAATCGAGAGGGTGGTTGCAGAACTAAAAAAGGGAAGGTTGCAGCATTTAAAGATATCGGCTAAAGTAGAAGGTCAAAAGTCAAGACAGAAAAAAGAATATCTGTGGCAAAAGAAAAGCGAACCAAAAGCAGGAGAAgcagaaaaaaccataaatatggtaACAAATAAGAACGTGATGACGAAAGTAAGAAAGGTTAGAGATTGGAAAAAAATAGAAATCTCATTTGAAGCAAGTGAAAGGGACTGGTTGAACAAACCCGTGGCAATTAAAGGATACATCAAAAGTTGCAAGCAGGAACTTAAGGGATTGTGTGTAGACACTGGTTGCGGTATAGATATAATGTATGAACATTGCTACATGTCGCTGCCTATGCCATTTAAGTCGCAGCTGAAAAAGAAAGCAGTTACTTTGTTTGGTTTTGCTGGTGAAATGGTCCTGTCATTAGGAACAATTAAAGTTGGGTTAGAACTACAAGACGACACCAATGATAAAAAGAGAAGGGATGTTGAGATTGAATTCGCTGTAGTCAAATCGAGAGCTGAGCACAATGCACTATTAAGCAGGAACACCTTGCAGAAGCTAGGTACCATACCATCCATAATACATGGCTTGTTAAGATTCCCAACAAAATGGGGAGTCGTAACTATAAAATCAGAAGTGGATGGGAAGGACAGAATGATGCAAAAAGTCATAAGACGGGGAGAAAAAGATGTGGAGTCAAGTAAACAGTGA